A genomic window from Variovorax paradoxus includes:
- a CDS encoding response regulator transcription factor → MKRMSTPQLLMIEDDARLAQMVGEYLTQSGFAFNHAGDGAAGLEQLQQHAPDLVILDLMLPDTDGLEVCRRIRALPGPLSKVSVLMLTAKGDPMDRIIGLEIGADDYLPKPFEPRELLARIRAVLRRRSENATEAEASTVMRFGTLEIDRNARTVSVAGALADLTSYQFDLLVAMAERAGRVLTRDQIMEAVRGRELEAFDRSIDVHMGRIRAAIEVDAKNPKRILTVRGVGYVFAKQQD, encoded by the coding sequence ATGAAGCGCATGAGCACCCCCCAACTCCTGATGATCGAAGACGACGCCCGCCTGGCGCAGATGGTGGGCGAATACCTGACGCAGTCGGGCTTCGCGTTCAACCATGCCGGCGACGGCGCCGCCGGGCTCGAGCAGCTGCAGCAGCACGCGCCCGACCTGGTGATCCTCGACCTGATGCTGCCCGACACCGACGGGCTCGAAGTCTGCCGCCGCATCCGCGCGCTGCCCGGCCCGCTGTCGAAGGTGTCGGTGCTGATGCTGACGGCCAAGGGCGACCCGATGGACCGCATCATCGGCCTTGAGATCGGCGCCGACGACTACCTGCCCAAGCCCTTCGAGCCGCGCGAGCTGCTGGCGCGCATCCGCGCCGTGCTGCGCCGCCGCAGCGAGAACGCCACCGAGGCCGAAGCCTCAACGGTGATGCGCTTCGGCACGCTGGAGATCGACCGCAATGCACGCACCGTGTCGGTGGCCGGCGCGCTGGCCGATCTCACCTCCTACCAGTTCGACCTGCTGGTGGCGATGGCCGAACGCGCGGGCCGCGTGCTCACGCGCGACCAGATCATGGAGGCCGTGCGCGGCCGCGAGCTCGAAGCCTTCGACCGCTCCATCGACGTGCACATGGGCCGCATCCGCGCGGCCATAGAAGTCGACGCGAAGAACCCAAAGCGCATCCTCACGGTGCGCGGTGTGGGCTACGTGTTCGCCAAGCAACAAGACTGA
- a CDS encoding ATP-binding protein, whose protein sequence is MLRSLYSRHLYVRIWLAVVGGVVILTLMANWIVREAAEAERERLAPVPRNVVVLDAQDKPIGAGTALRVPGQGLEFDVTLSDGKAITLRVAPRERPTGSGGFAPWRTPFGLGWMIALVGVAVALGVYPIVRRITQRLESLQRGVQRWGEGDLSVRVTEEGQDEVADLSKRFNASAERIEQLVRSHKSLLANASHELRSPLTRIRMGLELMGERPSPAAREEISRNIGELDQLIDEILLASRLDASEADMGTIEAVDLTGLAAEECSQVNAELDLAEGTDNATLTVPGVSRLLRRAIRNLLENARRYGAGEIAVELGSANGYATVRVNDRGPGVPTALRERIFEPFYRLPGASERNGGVGLGLALVKSIAERHGGTVRCEDRPGGGASFVIRLPAAARGH, encoded by the coding sequence ATGCTGCGCAGCCTTTATTCACGCCACCTCTACGTCCGCATCTGGCTCGCGGTGGTGGGTGGCGTCGTCATCCTCACGCTGATGGCCAACTGGATCGTGCGCGAAGCGGCCGAAGCCGAGCGCGAGCGCTTGGCGCCGGTGCCGCGCAACGTGGTCGTGCTGGACGCACAGGACAAGCCGATCGGCGCGGGCACCGCCCTGCGCGTACCGGGCCAGGGCCTGGAATTCGACGTGACGCTCAGCGACGGCAAGGCCATCACGCTGCGCGTGGCGCCGCGCGAGCGGCCCACCGGTTCCGGCGGCTTCGCGCCGTGGCGCACGCCCTTCGGGCTGGGCTGGATGATCGCGCTGGTGGGCGTGGCGGTGGCATTGGGCGTGTACCCGATCGTGCGGCGCATCACGCAGCGGCTGGAATCGCTGCAGCGCGGCGTGCAGCGATGGGGCGAGGGCGATCTCTCGGTGCGGGTGACCGAAGAAGGGCAGGACGAAGTGGCTGATCTCTCAAAACGATTCAACGCGTCGGCAGAACGCATCGAGCAACTGGTGCGTTCGCACAAATCGCTGCTGGCCAACGCCTCGCACGAGTTGCGTTCGCCGCTCACACGCATCCGCATGGGCCTGGAGCTGATGGGCGAGCGCCCGAGCCCGGCCGCTCGGGAAGAAATTTCGCGCAACATTGGCGAGCTCGACCAGCTCATCGACGAGATTCTGCTGGCCAGCCGGCTCGACGCCAGCGAGGCCGACATGGGCACCATCGAGGCGGTGGACCTGACCGGCCTGGCGGCCGAAGAGTGCTCGCAGGTGAACGCCGAACTCGACCTGGCCGAAGGCACCGACAACGCCACGCTCACCGTGCCCGGCGTGTCGCGCCTGCTGCGCCGGGCGATCCGCAACCTGCTGGAAAACGCCCGCCGCTACGGCGCCGGCGAAATCGCGGTGGAGCTGGGCAGTGCCAACGGCTACGCCACCGTGCGCGTCAACGACCGTGGCCCCGGCGTGCCCACGGCCCTGCGCGAACGCATCTTCGAGCCCTTCTACCGCCTGCCAGGCGCCAGCGAGCGCAACGGCGGCGTGGGCCTGGGGCTGGCGCTGGTGAAGTCGATCGCCGAACGGCACGGCGGCACCGTGCGCTGCGAAGACCGGCCCGGTGGCGGCGCGAGCTTCGTGATCCGGCTGCCGGCCGCAGCGCGCGGGCACTGA
- a CDS encoding O-antigen ligase family protein yields the protein MQRSHIVRPAAMFWGLVVFMPVGVTYLSAILLLLTMLVAGGLRERYARLRANPLWWPVVAYLAWTFLVLAFGRHYPETGSNLFHGVRIGLTILMAMALTREEAIWALRGFLLVAALNILLIVAYYAIGFPIWSPLRAVVMEVGNKSISNALLFSVVASTAAVWGIAQIAAHKPLRAIPAFVLLLGLGLVVALPLTSRTSVLALLLVIPVVCIHQWRNHLKMLVSALVLGTVVLGAGLYQLPQLQHKVETGVQEIEEAQAGAIFKGSWVIRYYMYKDTGLMIADRPLTGWGIGGWTEQWHKRGPALFADSNMPHNDFLWVGAQGGLPALLSLLVIMVAAVWQAWKRPDMAGRYALAATLIALIASSVNSAMRDAQIGLALLFIAMIYLRLAQEKQDPDPWRDLLPSRWRKKETAPQTA from the coding sequence ATGCAGAGATCGCACATCGTTCGGCCCGCGGCCATGTTCTGGGGGCTGGTGGTGTTCATGCCGGTCGGCGTCACCTACCTTTCGGCCATTTTGCTGCTGCTCACCATGCTGGTGGCCGGCGGCTTGCGCGAGCGCTACGCGCGGCTGCGCGCCAACCCGCTGTGGTGGCCGGTGGTGGCGTACCTGGCCTGGACCTTCCTCGTACTGGCCTTCGGGCGGCACTACCCCGAAACCGGCTCCAACCTGTTCCACGGGGTGCGCATCGGCCTCACGATATTGATGGCGATGGCGCTCACGCGCGAAGAAGCGATATGGGCGCTGCGCGGCTTCCTGCTGGTCGCGGCGCTGAATATCCTGCTGATCGTGGCCTATTACGCCATCGGCTTTCCGATCTGGTCGCCGCTGCGCGCGGTGGTCATGGAGGTAGGCAACAAGTCGATCAGCAACGCGCTGCTGTTCAGCGTGGTGGCGTCCACCGCCGCCGTGTGGGGCATTGCACAGATCGCCGCGCACAAGCCGCTGCGTGCCATTCCGGCCTTCGTGCTGCTGCTCGGGCTGGGCTTGGTGGTGGCGCTGCCGCTGACTTCGCGTACCTCGGTGCTTGCCCTCCTTCTGGTGATTCCGGTGGTGTGCATCCACCAGTGGCGCAACCATCTGAAGATGCTGGTGAGCGCACTGGTGCTCGGGACCGTGGTGCTGGGGGCCGGGCTGTATCAGTTGCCGCAGCTTCAGCACAAGGTCGAAACCGGCGTGCAGGAAATCGAAGAGGCGCAGGCCGGCGCCATCTTCAAGGGCAGCTGGGTCATCCGCTACTACATGTACAAGGACACGGGCCTCATGATTGCCGACCGCCCACTCACCGGCTGGGGCATCGGCGGCTGGACCGAGCAGTGGCACAAGCGCGGCCCGGCGCTGTTCGCCGACTCGAACATGCCGCACAACGACTTTCTATGGGTCGGCGCGCAGGGCGGGCTGCCGGCCTTGCTGAGCCTGCTGGTCATCATGGTCGCCGCCGTCTGGCAGGCGTGGAAACGGCCCGACATGGCGGGCCGTTATGCGCTGGCAGCCACGCTGATCGCGCTGATTGCATCGAGCGTGAACTCGGCCATGCGCGACGCGCAGATCGGCCTGGCGCTGCTGTTCATCGCAATGATCTACCTGCGGCTCGCGCAGGAGAAGCAAGACCCGGATCCGTGGCGCGACCTGCTGCCGTCGCGTTGGCGCAAAAAAGAAACCGCCCCTCAGACTGCCTGA
- a CDS encoding zinc-finger domain-containing protein: MSTNAVVELLAKELNHQGGVFCPSPKADMKLWNNHPKVYLDVARTGEAKCPYCGTVYRLKAGETVSARH, from the coding sequence ATGTCCACCAATGCAGTCGTCGAACTCCTGGCCAAGGAGCTCAACCATCAGGGCGGCGTGTTCTGCCCCAGCCCCAAGGCCGACATGAAGCTCTGGAACAACCACCCGAAGGTGTACCTCGACGTGGCGCGCACCGGCGAGGCCAAGTGCCCGTATTGCGGCACGGTGTACCGGCTGAAGGCCGGCGAGACGGTGTCGGCGCGGCACTGA
- a CDS encoding branched-chain amino acid transaminase, which produces MSSIPPSLDDRDGKIWMDGELVDWRDAKIHVLSHTLHYGCGAFEGVRAYKTADGGTSIFRLAEHTERLFNSAKILRMKIPFTPEQLNEAQKQVVRENKLESCYLRPLIWIGSEKLGVSPKGNKIHAMVAAWSWGAYLGEEGMKRGIRVKTSSYTRHHVNITMTQAKTVSNYTNSILANMEALDDGYDEALLLDASGFVSEGAGENIFVVKGGVVYTPDLSAGALNGITRNTILHVCKDLGLELVQKRITRDEVYIADEAFFTGTAAEVTPIRELDRVEIGNRGDGGARGPITEKIQSAFFDIVNGKNPKYAHWLTKV; this is translated from the coding sequence ATGAGCTCGATCCCCCCCTCGCTGGACGACCGTGACGGCAAGATCTGGATGGACGGCGAACTCGTGGACTGGCGCGACGCCAAGATCCACGTGCTGAGCCACACGCTGCACTACGGCTGCGGCGCCTTCGAGGGCGTGCGCGCCTACAAGACGGCGGACGGCGGCACGTCGATCTTCCGCCTGGCAGAGCACACCGAGCGCCTGTTCAACAGCGCCAAGATCCTGCGCATGAAGATCCCGTTCACGCCCGAGCAGCTCAACGAGGCCCAGAAACAGGTGGTGCGCGAGAACAAGCTCGAAAGCTGCTACCTGCGCCCGCTGATCTGGATCGGCTCCGAAAAGCTCGGCGTGAGCCCCAAGGGCAACAAGATCCACGCCATGGTCGCGGCCTGGTCCTGGGGCGCCTACCTGGGCGAAGAAGGCATGAAGCGCGGCATTCGCGTGAAAACCTCGAGCTACACCCGCCACCACGTCAACATCACGATGACGCAGGCCAAGACGGTGAGCAACTACACCAACTCGATCCTGGCCAACATGGAAGCGCTGGACGACGGCTACGACGAGGCGCTGCTGCTCGACGCGAGCGGCTTCGTGTCGGAAGGCGCGGGCGAGAACATCTTCGTGGTCAAGGGCGGCGTGGTCTACACGCCTGACCTGTCGGCCGGCGCGCTCAACGGCATCACGCGCAACACCATCCTGCACGTGTGCAAGGACCTGGGCCTGGAGCTGGTGCAAAAGCGCATCACGCGCGACGAGGTCTACATCGCCGACGAGGCCTTCTTCACCGGCACCGCCGCTGAAGTCACGCCCATCCGTGAACTCGACCGCGTCGAGATCGGCAACCGCGGCGACGGCGGCGCCCGTGGCCCGATCACCGAGAAAATCCAGTCTGCCTTCTTCGACATCGTGAACGGCAAGAACCCCAAGTACGCCCACTGGCTCACGAAAGTCTGA
- a CDS encoding recombination-associated protein RdgC has protein sequence MSVFKNVIVYRIEPAWSQTLAEAEEGLGKQRFEPCGPSQEKSAGWVEPRGEANGPLVESIDGQWLVEYMIESKTVPGSVVRRKLDERCAQIEATTGRKPGKKEKKELKEDITLELLPMAFTRSARVAVWIDKAENRLVINSGNAARADEVVTSLVKSLDGFAVALINTQIEPAAAMANWLLTQEPPAGFTIDRECELKASDDSKAVVRYAKHPLDIDEVKQHITDGKRPTRLALTWDDRVSFELTHGMLIRKITFLEGTGDGAAGGKKEDNFDADVAIATGELGQLVPALLDALGGEAAFSAALPDEAPKPAVAAAPTTTVPADAPEEEDAPF, from the coding sequence GTGTCCGTATTCAAGAACGTCATCGTCTATCGCATCGAACCTGCCTGGTCCCAAACACTGGCCGAGGCTGAAGAAGGGCTCGGCAAGCAGCGCTTCGAGCCTTGCGGCCCCTCGCAGGAAAAGTCCGCCGGCTGGGTCGAGCCCCGCGGCGAAGCCAACGGCCCGTTGGTCGAATCCATCGACGGCCAGTGGCTTGTCGAATACATGATCGAGAGCAAGACCGTGCCCGGCTCCGTGGTACGCCGCAAGCTCGACGAGCGCTGCGCGCAAATCGAGGCCACCACCGGCCGCAAGCCCGGCAAGAAGGAAAAGAAGGAGCTCAAGGAAGACATCACCCTGGAGCTGCTCCCCATGGCCTTCACGCGCAGTGCGCGCGTGGCGGTGTGGATCGACAAGGCCGAGAACCGCCTCGTGATCAACAGCGGCAACGCCGCGCGCGCCGACGAAGTGGTCACCAGCCTCGTGAAATCGCTCGACGGCTTTGCCGTGGCCCTCATCAACACGCAGATCGAGCCCGCCGCCGCCATGGCCAACTGGCTGCTGACACAAGAGCCGCCGGCCGGCTTCACCATCGACCGCGAGTGCGAGCTCAAGGCCTCCGACGACTCCAAGGCCGTGGTGCGCTATGCCAAGCACCCGCTGGACATCGACGAGGTGAAGCAGCACATCACCGACGGCAAGCGCCCGACGCGGCTCGCGCTGACGTGGGACGACCGCGTGTCCTTCGAGCTGACGCACGGCATGCTGATCCGCAAGATCACCTTCCTCGAAGGCACGGGCGACGGCGCCGCGGGCGGCAAGAAGGAAGACAACTTCGACGCCGACGTGGCGATTGCCACGGGCGAACTGGGTCAGCTGGTGCCGGCGCTGCTGGACGCGCTGGGTGGCGAGGCGGCGTTCTCGGCGGCATTGCCCGACGAAGCGCCGAAGCCTGCTGTGGCAGCCGCGCCCACGACGACGGTGCCGGCCGATGCCCCCGAGGAAGAAGACGCGCCGTTCTGA
- a CDS encoding M20 aminoacylase family protein, translating to MTRELSPQTTKLLSRLLPQADIDTQAFVDIRRQIHANPELGFEVSATSELVANLLRSWGYEVHAGIGKTGIVAQLKVGSGTRRLGIRADMDALPIAEATGLPYASRNPGRMHACGHDGHTAILLAAAKALATARNFDGTLNLIFQPDEENLCGARAMIADGLFERFPCDAVYALHNAPGVPVGTVLAVEGPVTLSSDVADVTIKGVGGHGAMPHRARDPVAAAAAVVTALQTVVARNVAPDDTAVVSVGFIRGGATHNVIPQSVSLGLNVRAALPETRALVEQRIREIVSLTAQAHGVEAEIDYRQLVPPVVNTAAETQLMAQVCAELVGEANVITKVPRGFAGSEDFAWMLDALPGCYLLLGNGEGEFGGCMVHNPGYDFNDQVLPLGAACWVRLAQTYLVA from the coding sequence ATGACCCGCGAACTCAGCCCCCAGACCACGAAGCTCCTGTCCCGCCTGCTGCCCCAGGCCGACATCGACACGCAGGCCTTCGTCGACATCCGCCGCCAGATTCACGCGAACCCGGAACTCGGCTTCGAGGTGAGCGCCACCAGCGAACTCGTTGCCAACCTGCTGCGCAGCTGGGGCTACGAGGTGCACGCCGGCATCGGCAAGACCGGCATCGTGGCGCAACTCAAGGTCGGCAGCGGCACGCGCCGCCTCGGCATCCGCGCCGACATGGACGCACTGCCCATCGCCGAGGCCACCGGCCTGCCGTATGCGAGCCGCAACCCCGGCCGCATGCACGCCTGCGGGCACGACGGCCACACTGCGATCCTGCTGGCTGCGGCCAAGGCACTGGCGACGGCGCGCAACTTCGACGGCACACTGAACCTGATCTTCCAGCCCGACGAAGAAAACCTCTGCGGCGCGCGCGCGATGATCGCGGACGGCCTGTTCGAGCGCTTCCCCTGCGATGCGGTGTACGCGCTGCACAACGCGCCGGGCGTGCCGGTGGGCACCGTGCTGGCGGTCGAAGGTCCGGTCACGCTGTCGTCCGACGTGGCCGACGTCACGATCAAGGGCGTGGGTGGACACGGTGCCATGCCGCATCGCGCGCGCGATCCCGTCGCGGCAGCTGCGGCGGTGGTGACGGCGCTGCAGACGGTGGTGGCACGCAACGTGGCACCTGACGACACGGCGGTGGTGTCGGTCGGTTTCATCCGCGGTGGTGCCACGCACAACGTGATTCCGCAGTCGGTGTCGCTTGGCTTGAACGTGCGCGCGGCGCTGCCCGAGACGCGCGCGCTGGTCGAGCAGCGCATCCGCGAGATCGTGAGCCTCACCGCGCAGGCACACGGAGTGGAGGCCGAAATCGACTACCGCCAGTTGGTGCCACCGGTGGTCAACACAGCGGCCGAGACGCAGTTGATGGCGCAGGTCTGCGCCGAGCTGGTGGGCGAGGCGAACGTCATCACGAAGGTGCCCCGGGGCTTCGCGGGCAGCGAGGACTTCGCGTGGATGCTCGACGCGCTGCCGGGCTGCTATCTGCTGCTCGGCAACGGGGAGGGCGAGTTCGGGGGCTGCATGGTGCACAACCCCGGCTATGACTTCAACGACCAGGTGCTGCCGCTCGGAGCCGCATGCTGGGTGCGACTGGCGCAGACCTACCTGGTCGCCTGA
- a CDS encoding MFS transporter: MSEAALPASPIRGPSPATAASVQGKGRQSQFRLIAACSLGNALEMYDFTVYSFFALLIGKLFFPSDSPYGSLLLAVATFGIGFVMRPLGGVIIGNYADRKGRKAAMTLTIGLMVLGTLCIAFAPSYASAGVFGSLMIVAGRLLQGFSLGGEVGAATSMLMEAGGVKGRGFRVSWQLASQGVSALLGALTGAALYAALPQASLESWGWRLPFLLGLLIAPVGLYIRAHLEETHTAESHESSPVGRLLRNHGGTVLKGILATTAGTATMYLVVFFMPTYMIRVLHMPPSLSLLSGCVTGITLFVVSLVAGRLADRLPNRKPLVIGSLLFSVVAVYPVFWIISHYPSVPLVLALSALLTASVNIGTTPMFLMLLEMLPAGVRASGISVIYSVGVTVFGGSSQFIVTWLLAKTDNPMSPAFYMMVCGVLSLCALLSLRERKAD; the protein is encoded by the coding sequence ATGAGCGAAGCCGCATTGCCCGCAAGCCCGATCCGGGGCCCTTCACCAGCCACCGCTGCTTCCGTGCAAGGCAAGGGAAGGCAGAGCCAGTTCCGCCTGATCGCCGCCTGCTCACTGGGCAATGCGCTGGAGATGTACGACTTCACCGTCTACAGCTTCTTCGCGCTGCTGATCGGCAAGCTGTTCTTTCCCTCCGACAGCCCGTACGGCTCGCTGCTGCTGGCCGTGGCCACCTTCGGCATCGGCTTCGTGATGCGGCCGCTGGGCGGCGTGATCATCGGCAATTACGCCGATCGCAAGGGCCGCAAGGCCGCGATGACGCTGACCATCGGCCTCATGGTGCTCGGCACGCTGTGCATTGCGTTCGCGCCCAGCTATGCGTCGGCCGGCGTGTTCGGCTCGCTGATGATCGTGGCGGGCCGGCTGTTGCAGGGCTTCTCGCTGGGCGGCGAGGTGGGTGCGGCCACGTCGATGCTGATGGAGGCCGGTGGCGTCAAGGGCAGGGGCTTCCGCGTGAGCTGGCAGCTGGCGAGCCAGGGCGTGTCGGCGCTGTTGGGCGCGCTCACGGGCGCCGCGCTGTACGCCGCGTTGCCGCAGGCGTCGCTCGAAAGCTGGGGCTGGCGCCTGCCGTTCCTGCTCGGCCTGCTGATCGCGCCGGTGGGGCTCTACATTCGCGCGCACCTCGAGGAAACGCACACCGCCGAGAGTCATGAATCCAGCCCCGTCGGCCGGCTGCTGCGCAACCACGGCGGCACGGTGCTCAAGGGCATCCTCGCCACAACGGCGGGCACGGCGACGATGTACCTCGTGGTTTTCTTCATGCCCACCTACATGATCCGCGTGCTGCACATGCCGCCGTCGCTGTCGCTGCTGTCGGGCTGCGTCACGGGCATCACGCTGTTCGTGGTGTCGCTGGTGGCGGGTCGGCTGGCCGACAGGCTGCCGAACCGCAAGCCGCTGGTGATCGGCTCGCTGCTGTTCAGTGTTGTCGCCGTCTACCCGGTGTTCTGGATCATCAGCCACTACCCGAGCGTGCCGCTGGTGCTGGCGCTGTCGGCGCTGCTGACCGCGAGCGTGAACATCGGCACCACGCCCATGTTCCTGATGCTGCTCGAAATGCTGCCGGCCGGCGTGCGCGCCAGCGGCATCTCGGTGATCTACAGCGTGGGCGTGACGGTGTTCGGCGGCTCCTCGCAGTTCATCGTCACCTGGCTGCTCGCGAAGACGGACAACCCGATGTCGCCGGCCTTCTACATGATGGTCTGCGGGGTGCTGAGCCTGTGCGCGCTGCTGAGCCTGCGCGAACGCAAGGCCGATTGA
- a CDS encoding LysR family transcriptional regulator, whose amino-acid sequence MKLQQLRVLLAVAQHGSIHEASRSLHTTQPALSKTISELERELGVTLMSRSTRGVSLTAYGVALVKRASLVEQELRHALEDIEAIRGHDEAQLNIGFTAVASSGPLPDAMASFRQRFPNVAMRGFELRPQQIFEGLREGRLDLGLVSTCNGPGTSALQWEPLFSVAMHLSVRAGHPLRRVRKLQPLLDADWLVLDPVDDAGSPLVSTMRMHGLEMPRRMVHSASNLLGLQLATQTDLISMWSDFVFHGAGPLRLQPGLLEKLPITDALPDFDVFLVYRSADLMTHVCTEFVKEARHHAKANPPWRQPRRKAGAG is encoded by the coding sequence ATGAAGCTGCAACAGTTGCGCGTTCTGCTGGCGGTGGCACAGCACGGCAGCATCCATGAGGCGTCGCGCAGCCTGCACACCACGCAGCCCGCGCTGTCGAAGACCATTTCGGAACTGGAGCGCGAACTCGGCGTGACGCTGATGTCGCGTTCCACGCGCGGCGTGAGCCTCACGGCCTACGGCGTGGCGCTGGTCAAGCGCGCGAGCCTGGTCGAGCAGGAACTGCGGCATGCGCTCGAAGACATCGAGGCGATCCGCGGTCACGACGAGGCGCAGCTCAACATCGGCTTCACCGCGGTGGCGTCGAGCGGGCCGCTGCCCGATGCGATGGCTTCGTTTCGCCAGCGCTTTCCCAACGTGGCGATGCGCGGCTTCGAGCTGCGGCCGCAGCAGATCTTCGAAGGCCTGCGCGAGGGCCGGCTCGACCTGGGACTGGTCTCCACCTGCAACGGGCCGGGCACCAGCGCCCTCCAGTGGGAGCCGCTTTTTTCAGTGGCGATGCACCTGAGCGTGCGTGCCGGCCACCCGCTGCGGCGCGTGCGCAAGCTGCAGCCGCTGCTCGACGCCGACTGGCTGGTGCTCGACCCCGTCGACGACGCCGGCAGCCCGCTGGTGAGCACGATGCGCATGCACGGGCTCGAGATGCCCCGGCGCATGGTGCACAGCGCCTCGAACCTGCTGGGCCTGCAGCTGGCCACGCAGACCGACCTGATCAGCATGTGGTCGGATTTCGTCTTCCATGGCGCGGGACCGCTGCGGCTGCAGCCCGGCCTGCTGGAGAAGCTGCCGATCACCGATGCGCTGCCGGACTTCGACGTGTTCCTGGTCTACCGCTCGGCCGACCTCATGACGCACGTGTGCACCGAGTTCGTGAAGGAAGCGCGCCACCATGCGAAGGCGAATCCGCCGTGGCGACAGCCGCGCCGCAAGGCGGGCGCGGGCTGA
- a CDS encoding glycerate kinase, producing the protein MRAMDFKKLLVPVGAILLLGLAWRSGGWGGVALAGGAIVMFLLLHFNRAMQVLKRAAERPVGYVASAVMLNAKLKPGVTLMHVIAMTRALGELRSPKDEQPEHYRWTDGGGSYVDTVFNGGKLQSWAMTRPETAPEDDNSTQTPAA; encoded by the coding sequence ATGCGCGCCATGGATTTCAAGAAACTTCTGGTGCCCGTGGGCGCCATCCTTCTCCTGGGGCTGGCCTGGCGCAGCGGCGGTTGGGGCGGTGTTGCCCTGGCTGGCGGCGCGATCGTGATGTTCTTGCTGCTGCACTTCAACCGCGCGATGCAGGTGCTCAAGCGCGCGGCCGAACGGCCGGTGGGCTATGTGGCCAGCGCCGTGATGCTCAATGCCAAGCTCAAGCCGGGCGTGACGCTGATGCATGTGATCGCGATGACGCGCGCCCTCGGCGAGCTGCGCTCACCCAAGGACGAGCAGCCCGAGCACTACCGCTGGACCGACGGCGGCGGCTCGTACGTCGACACCGTGTTCAACGGCGGCAAGCTGCAGAGCTGGGCGATGACGCGGCCCGAAACGGCGCCCGAAGACGACAACAGCACGCAGACCCCCGCGGCCTGA
- the radA gene encoding DNA repair protein RadA — protein MAKDKTLFVCSECGGTSPKWLGKCPSCGAWNTLIEQVAGASNGPANNRFGTQFASLAGASELATLSEIEATDIARTPTGIDELDRVLGGGIVSGGVTLIGGDPGIGKSTLLLQAVDALQRAGQNALYVTGEESGSQVALRSRRLGLDHSQVQVLAEIQLEKIIATLDATRPAIAVIDSIQTVYSDQLTSAPGSVAQVRECAAHLTRFAKTSGTAVVLVGHVTKEGALAGPRVLEHMVDTVLYFEGDTHSSFRLVRAIKNRFGAVNEIGVFAMTERGLKGVTNPSAIFLSQHPEPVPGSVVLVTLEGTRPMLVEIQALVDNGGPSPRRLSVGLDRDRLAMLLAVLHRHAGVACMDQDVFVNAVGGVRISEPAADLAVMLAITSSLRGKPLPKGFIAFGEVGLAGEVRPAPRGQERLREAAKLGFSVAVVPKANAPRKGTKEIEGLTIHPVERIEEAMDVVRRLD, from the coding sequence ATGGCCAAGGACAAAACACTTTTCGTCTGCAGCGAATGCGGCGGCACCAGCCCCAAGTGGCTCGGCAAATGCCCGAGCTGCGGCGCCTGGAACACACTCATCGAGCAGGTCGCGGGCGCGAGCAACGGGCCGGCCAACAATCGCTTCGGCACGCAGTTCGCGTCGCTCGCGGGCGCGTCGGAGCTCGCGACTCTTTCGGAAATCGAGGCGACCGACATCGCGCGCACGCCCACCGGCATCGACGAGCTCGATCGCGTGCTGGGCGGCGGCATCGTCTCGGGCGGTGTCACGCTGATCGGCGGCGACCCGGGCATTGGCAAGTCGACGCTGCTGCTGCAGGCAGTCGATGCGTTGCAGCGGGCAGGGCAGAACGCGCTTTACGTGACGGGCGAGGAAAGCGGCTCGCAGGTGGCGCTGCGCTCCAGGCGGCTCGGCCTCGATCACTCGCAGGTGCAGGTGCTGGCCGAGATCCAGCTCGAGAAAATCATCGCCACGCTTGACGCCACGCGCCCCGCCATCGCGGTGATCGACTCGATCCAGACGGTTTATTCAGACCAGCTCACCTCGGCCCCCGGCTCGGTGGCGCAGGTGCGCGAATGCGCGGCGCACCTCACGCGCTTTGCCAAGACCAGCGGCACGGCCGTGGTGCTGGTGGGGCACGTGACGAAAGAGGGCGCGCTCGCCGGCCCGCGCGTGCTCGAACACATGGTCGACACGGTGCTGTACTTCGAGGGCGACACGCATTCGAGCTTTCGCCTCGTGCGCGCCATCAAGAACCGCTTCGGCGCGGTCAACGAAATCGGCGTGTTCGCCATGACCGAGCGCGGCCTGAAGGGCGTGACCAATCCGAGCGCGATCTTCCTGAGCCAGCACCCCGAGCCGGTGCCCGGCAGCGTAGTGCTGGTCACGCTCGAAGGCACGCGGCCGATGTTGGTGGAAATCCAGGCGCTGGTCGACAACGGCGGCCCCAGCCCGCGCCGCCTGTCGGTGGGCCTGGACCGCGACCGTCTCGCCATGCTGCTGGCCGTGCTGCACCGCCATGCGGGCGTGGCCTGCATGGACCAGGACGTGTTCGTCAACGCGGTGGGCGGCGTGCGCATCAGCGAGCCTGCGGCCGACCTGGCCGTGATGCTGGCCATTACGTCGAGCCTGCGCGGCAAGCCGCTGCCCAAGGGCTTCATCGCGTTCGGCGAAGTGGGGCTGGCCGGCGAAGTGCGACCGGCGCCGCGCGGGCAGGAGCGTTTGCGCGAAGCGGCCAAGCTGGGTTTCAGCGTGGCCGTGGTGCCCAAGGCGAATGCGCCGCGCAAGGGCACGAAAGAGATCGAAGGTTTGACGATCCACCCCGTCGAACGCATCGAAGAGGCGATGGACGTGGTCCGCCGCCTCGATTGA